One genomic region from Streptosporangiales bacterium encodes:
- a CDS encoding IucA/IucC family siderophore biosynthesis protein, with amino-acid sequence MTPADAVSHLTPETWAHAERLLVRKGLAEFAHERLLEPEPLADGRYVVRSDDDSVEYRFSARVLSLDHWHIDTASITRHRDGAHLPLDALEFFIELRRTLGLSDEVLPVYLEEISSTLASAAYKLAAKPVTAAELTRSGFQEIETGMTEGHPCFVANNGRLGYDIAEFHSYAPEAAAPVRLIWLAASRDRSVFSAGAGVDYDGLMRSELGEKTLRRFGETLSGLGLSLDDYHLFPVHPWQWWNTLSVTFAAEVARRNLVCLGYGDDAYLTQQSIRTFFNTSDPSRHYVKTALSVLNMGFLRGLSAAYMEGTPAINDWLAELIAEDEVLTGVGFSILRERATIGYRHEQYEAAASKGSPYLKMLAALWRESPVPRVEPGHRLATMASLLHIDRDGGSFAAALIAESGLTPVAWLQRYLDAYLTPVLHCFYAYQIVYMPHGENVILVLDESGAPQRAVFKDIAEEIGVMDPDAVLPPEVERIRLDVTDDLKLLCLFTDVFDCFLRFLNGILSTAGVLDEDAFWSTVAACVADYQRSRPDLAARFARFDIFTDEFGLSCLNRLQLRNNRQMVDLQDPVGALQIVGTLQNPIARFRPASEDHGSRSRPAGGGAL; translated from the coding sequence ATGACCCCCGCCGACGCCGTATCGCACCTGACACCGGAGACCTGGGCGCACGCCGAGCGACTCCTCGTCCGCAAGGGTCTCGCGGAGTTCGCCCACGAGCGCCTGCTGGAGCCCGAGCCGCTCGCCGACGGTCGCTATGTCGTGCGGAGTGACGACGACAGCGTCGAGTACCGCTTCTCGGCGCGGGTGCTGAGCCTGGACCACTGGCACATCGACACGGCCAGCATCACCCGTCACCGGGACGGCGCGCACCTTCCGCTGGACGCCCTGGAGTTCTTCATCGAGCTGCGCCGCACCCTGGGCCTGAGCGACGAGGTGCTGCCGGTCTACCTGGAGGAGATCAGCTCCACGCTGGCGAGTGCCGCGTACAAGCTGGCGGCGAAGCCGGTCACCGCGGCCGAGCTGACTCGCTCCGGTTTCCAGGAGATCGAGACCGGCATGACCGAGGGTCATCCGTGCTTCGTCGCCAACAACGGACGACTCGGATACGACATCGCCGAGTTCCACTCCTACGCTCCCGAGGCGGCGGCTCCGGTCCGCCTGATCTGGCTGGCCGCCAGCCGCGACCGCTCGGTCTTCAGCGCCGGCGCCGGCGTCGACTACGACGGGCTGATGCGGTCCGAGCTGGGCGAGAAGACGCTGCGACGGTTCGGCGAGACCCTGAGCGGGCTCGGCCTGTCGCTCGACGACTACCACCTGTTCCCCGTCCATCCGTGGCAGTGGTGGAACACGCTGTCGGTCACGTTCGCGGCCGAGGTCGCGCGCCGCAACCTCGTGTGCCTGGGCTACGGCGACGACGCCTACCTGACCCAGCAGTCGATTCGCACGTTCTTCAACACGAGCGACCCGTCCAGGCACTACGTGAAGACGGCGTTGTCCGTGCTGAACATGGGATTCCTGCGCGGCCTCTCCGCCGCCTACATGGAGGGCACCCCCGCGATCAACGACTGGCTCGCCGAGCTCATCGCCGAGGACGAGGTGCTGACCGGCGTGGGCTTCTCGATCCTCCGTGAGCGCGCCACCATCGGCTACCGGCACGAGCAGTACGAGGCGGCGGCGTCCAAGGGCTCGCCATACCTCAAGATGCTCGCCGCACTGTGGCGGGAGAGCCCGGTGCCTCGGGTCGAGCCCGGGCACCGCCTGGCGACGATGGCGTCGCTGCTGCACATTGACCGCGACGGTGGCTCGTTCGCGGCGGCTCTCATCGCGGAGTCCGGCCTGACGCCGGTGGCATGGCTGCAGCGCTACCTCGACGCCTACCTGACGCCGGTGCTGCATTGCTTCTACGCGTACCAGATCGTCTACATGCCGCACGGCGAGAACGTGATCCTCGTGCTCGACGAGAGCGGCGCGCCGCAACGCGCCGTCTTCAAGGACATCGCCGAGGAGATCGGCGTCATGGATCCGGACGCGGTGCTCCCGCCCGAGGTCGAGCGGATCCGCCTGGACGTGACGGACGACCTGAAGCTGCTGTGCCTGTTCACGGACGTCTTCGACTGCTTCCTGCGCTTCCTCAACGGGATCCTGAGCACGGCCGGAGTCCTGGACGAGGACGCGTTCTGGTCGACCGTCGCCGCGTGTGTCGCCGACTACCAGCGATCTCGCCCCGACCTGGCGGCGCGGTTCGCGAGGTTCGACATCTTCACCGATGAGTTCGGATTGTCGTGCCTGAACCGGCTGCAGCTGCGCAACAACCGGCAGATGGTCGACCTGCAGGACCCGGTCGGCGCGCTGCAGATCGTCGGCACCCTGCAGAACCCGATCGCCCGCTTCCGCCCTGCGTCCGAGGACCACGGGAGCCGCTCGCGGCCCGCCGGCGGCGGTGCCCTCTAG
- a CDS encoding DUF2087 domain-containing protein gives MSLCDSSRSGRQRRSVSGRDPPRGGGDHSDDPRVDTVHIAWTAHLPLATMSARPYGADRRTMTQRSNDLGHAAALLGVLSTPRRLDLLATIVRRQASGADCSLGAVATAMDSSQQALAKDLVRLQECGLLTIESGGVSADLSVLRSAADAVGETLPITPHLAIDPDLARFFSHGRLVTVPFDADLQRRIAKVLVRLLPLDVEMSEAEVNDLLGQVHPDHALLRRLLVDERLVTRHASAGYRRVRAG, from the coding sequence ATGTCATTGTGCGACTCCTCTCGATCGGGCCGGCAGCGCCGGAGCGTGTCGGGACGCGATCCACCACGCGGCGGTGGCGACCACAGCGACGATCCCCGCGTCGACACCGTACATATCGCGTGGACGGCGCACCTACCACTTGCCACGATGAGCGCTCGCCCGTACGGCGCCGACAGGAGGACCATGACGCAGCGAAGCAACGACCTCGGTCATGCCGCGGCGCTGCTCGGCGTCCTCAGCACGCCGCGGCGCCTCGACCTGTTGGCCACGATCGTCAGGCGGCAGGCGTCCGGCGCGGACTGCTCGCTGGGAGCCGTCGCGACGGCGATGGACTCGAGCCAGCAGGCACTGGCCAAGGACCTGGTGCGGCTGCAGGAATGCGGCCTGCTGACGATCGAGAGCGGCGGTGTCTCCGCAGACCTGTCGGTGCTGCGGTCGGCCGCGGACGCCGTCGGCGAGACCCTGCCGATCACGCCGCACCTGGCCATCGATCCCGACCTTGCGCGCTTCTTCAGCCACGGCCGTCTCGTGACCGTGCCGTTCGACGCGGACCTGCAGCGGCGCATCGCGAAGGTCCTCGTCCGCCTGCTGCCGCTCGACGTGGAGATGTCGGAGGCCGAGGTCAACGACCTGCTGGGCCAGGTGCACCCCGACCACGCGCTGCTCCGCCGCCTCCTGGTCGACGAGCGACTGGTGACCAGGCACGCGAGCGCGGGCTACCGCAGGGTTCGCGCGGGCTGA
- a CDS encoding pyridoxamine 5'-phosphate oxidase family protein, with protein sequence MTSESPAGEAMSREGKGTAAESEQGNSRPVPWADVQARLAQGGWYWLATVRPDGAPHVMPVFAAWSESVFYVASKDTARKSRNLAADGRCVVSSDKDDVHLVVEGEARQVTDQAGLQRASGAFDTVYGWPTVVVAGKLDSEYGAPTSGGPPYDVYKITPTKAFAFPTDGESITPTRWRFTG encoded by the coding sequence ATGACATCCGAGAGTCCCGCAGGTGAGGCCATGTCGCGGGAGGGCAAGGGCACCGCCGCGGAGAGCGAGCAGGGCAACTCGCGACCCGTGCCGTGGGCCGATGTCCAGGCACGGCTGGCGCAGGGTGGGTGGTACTGGCTCGCCACCGTCCGACCCGACGGCGCACCGCACGTCATGCCGGTGTTCGCCGCCTGGTCGGAGTCGGTGTTCTACGTCGCGTCGAAGGACACGGCGAGGAAGAGTCGCAACCTGGCGGCCGACGGGCGGTGCGTCGTGTCCTCCGACAAGGACGACGTGCATCTCGTCGTCGAGGGCGAGGCCCGGCAGGTGACCGACCAGGCCGGACTGCAGCGCGCGTCCGGGGCTTTCGACACGGTCTACGGCTGGCCGACGGTGGTCGTGGCCGGGAAGCTCGACTCCGAGTACGGCGCGCCCACCTCCGGCGGACCGCCCTACGACGTGTACAAGATCACCCCGACGAAGGCGTTCGCCTTCCCCACCGACGGCGAGTCGATCACGCCCACCCGCTGGCGCTTCACCGGCTGA
- a CDS encoding SidA/IucD/PvdA family monooxygenase: MSTSREHDFIAVGLGPFNLGLACLTEPIDELDGVFLESDPDFEWHPGMLLESSTLQTPFMSDLVTLADPTSPYSFLNFLKESRRLYSFYIRESFYPLRTEYEEYCRWAAGKLSSVRFGHRVTAVEYDAGAQVYVVTAVHVPTGDLRTYRGRTLVLGTGTVPYVPEACRHLGGDLVHSSGYLGARSSLQSKESITVLGSGQSAAEIYYDLLQDIDRHAYELSWVTRSPRFFPLEYTKLTLEMTSPEYVDYFHALPEESRNRLVSEQKPLYKGIDSDLINEIFDLLYVKHRRGPCPTRLLTNTALTTASYDSARGAYVLGLRQEELGRDFGLTTHGLILATGYRDHVPDFLAPIADRISWDGQGRFAVGRDYGIGAAANDIFLQNSGVHAHSVTSPDLGMGAYRNSCIIREMLGREVYPVEKSIAFQEFGVPSGAQVTVEAV; this comes from the coding sequence TTGTCCACGTCCCGCGAACACGACTTCATCGCCGTCGGACTCGGCCCCTTCAACCTGGGGCTCGCGTGCCTCACCGAGCCGATCGACGAGCTCGACGGCGTCTTCCTCGAGAGCGACCCCGACTTCGAGTGGCACCCTGGCATGCTGCTCGAGAGCAGCACCCTGCAGACGCCGTTCATGTCCGACCTCGTCACCCTGGCCGACCCGACGTCTCCGTACTCGTTCCTGAACTTCCTCAAGGAGTCGCGGCGCCTGTACTCCTTCTACATCAGGGAGAGCTTCTATCCACTGCGCACCGAGTACGAGGAGTACTGCCGCTGGGCCGCGGGGAAGCTGAGCAGCGTCCGCTTCGGACATCGCGTCACCGCGGTGGAGTACGACGCGGGCGCTCAGGTCTACGTGGTCACCGCTGTGCACGTACCCACCGGTGACCTGCGGACGTACCGCGGTCGCACGCTCGTGCTCGGCACCGGTACGGTCCCGTACGTTCCCGAGGCGTGCCGGCATCTCGGTGGTGACCTGGTCCACAGCTCGGGGTATCTCGGTGCCAGGTCCTCGCTGCAGTCGAAGGAGAGCATCACCGTCCTGGGCAGCGGCCAGAGCGCCGCCGAGATCTACTACGACCTGCTGCAGGACATCGACAGGCACGCGTACGAGCTGAGCTGGGTGACCCGTTCGCCGCGCTTCTTCCCGCTCGAGTACACCAAGCTGACGCTGGAGATGACATCGCCCGAGTACGTGGACTACTTCCATGCGCTTCCCGAGGAAAGCCGCAATCGGCTGGTGAGCGAGCAGAAGCCGCTCTACAAGGGCATCGACTCCGATCTCATCAACGAGATCTTCGACCTGCTCTACGTCAAGCATCGCCGCGGACCGTGCCCGACCCGGCTGCTGACCAACACGGCGCTCACGACGGCGTCGTACGACTCGGCGCGTGGCGCCTACGTGCTGGGGTTGCGGCAGGAGGAGCTGGGTCGGGACTTCGGCCTCACGACACACGGGCTGATCCTCGCTACCGGCTACCGTGACCACGTTCCGGACTTCCTCGCCCCCATCGCCGACCGGATCTCCTGGGATGGGCAGGGCAGGTTCGCGGTGGGCCGCGACTACGGCATCGGCGCGGCGGCGAACGACATCTTCCTGCAGAACTCCGGCGTGCACGCGCACAGCGTCACCTCGCCCGACCTGGGCATGGGCGCGTACCGCAACTCGTGCATCATCCGCGAGATGCTCGGCCGCGAGGTCTACCCCGTCGAGAAGAGCATCGCGTTCCAGGAGTTCGGAGTTCCGTCCGGCGCACAGGTCACAGTGGAGGCGGTATGA
- a CDS encoding GNAT family N-acetyltransferase, with translation MTNVVFSHADEKLGELSVRPVDPAGDAELLHRWLTHPKSAFWLMQHHDLAGVEREFGAIADSPHHDAFVGLHDGAPTFVIERYDPAHVELVGMYPHRDGDVGMHFLCAPTDSPVHGFTLAVITTAMELCFADPTVHRVVVDPDVRNTAVHVLNEAVGFEVVGTVAKPEKDALLSTCTRDRFLAARGGSA, from the coding sequence ATGACGAACGTGGTCTTCTCCCACGCCGACGAGAAGCTCGGTGAGCTCTCCGTACGGCCGGTCGACCCCGCCGGCGATGCCGAGCTGCTGCACCGCTGGCTCACGCATCCCAAGAGCGCCTTCTGGCTCATGCAGCACCACGACCTCGCCGGCGTGGAGCGGGAGTTCGGTGCGATCGCGGACAGTCCGCACCATGACGCGTTCGTCGGCCTGCACGACGGCGCACCCACGTTCGTGATCGAGCGTTACGACCCGGCCCACGTCGAGCTGGTGGGCATGTACCCGCATCGGGACGGCGACGTCGGCATGCACTTCCTGTGCGCGCCGACGGACTCACCGGTCCACGGCTTCACGCTCGCCGTCATCACCACCGCCATGGAGCTGTGCTTCGCAGACCCGACGGTCCACCGTGTCGTCGTCGACCCCGACGTCCGCAACACGGCCGTCCACGTCCTCAACGAGGCGGTCGGCTTCGAGGTCGTCGGCACGGTCGCGAAGCCCGAGAAGGACGCCCTGCTCAGCACCTGCACCCGTGACCGGTTCCTGGCTGCCCGAGGAGGGAGCGCATGA
- a CDS encoding GNAT family N-acetyltransferase, whose translation MDRADMEIRRYRPTDLTAVLGIAPRLTEGVAAWHEPQRVLDAVTGWVGAYPETAARDSVAVFLPEDAGAVIGLIGVSERRHFTGETEGYVGELVVSSTSARQGVGRALMGAAEDSARQRGHGRVTLDTGWDNATAREFYAALGYEAEGVRLSKPVH comes from the coding sequence ATGGACCGTGCCGACATGGAGATCCGCCGGTACCGGCCCACGGACCTGACGGCCGTCCTGGGCATCGCCCCGCGACTGACCGAGGGAGTCGCCGCCTGGCACGAGCCGCAGCGGGTCCTCGACGCGGTGACCGGCTGGGTCGGTGCGTACCCGGAGACCGCCGCCCGCGACTCCGTGGCGGTGTTCCTCCCCGAGGACGCCGGCGCCGTGATCGGCCTCATCGGAGTCTCGGAGCGCCGCCACTTCACCGGTGAGACCGAGGGCTACGTCGGCGAGCTGGTCGTCTCGTCGACGTCGGCGCGGCAGGGCGTCGGACGCGCGCTCATGGGTGCGGCTGAGGACTCGGCAAGGCAACGGGGACACGGGCGCGTCACCCTCGATACAGGGTGGGACAACGCGACTGCCCGCGAGTTCTACGCCGCCCTCGGCTACGAGGCCGAAGGCGTCCGGCTGAGCAAGCCGGTGCACTGA